The stretch of DNA TCTTCATTGCGGTCCAGCTGGCTGAGGATTTGCGACCATGCAATCATTCCGCGACGAGTGTTTTGAACCGGACCTAGATCAGCGCCCGAGAAAATTTGATCAGCACTTTCGAAATCGCCTACCGAAGCCAATGCCAGCGCTTTGTGATACAGAACGAAGTTCTTGACGCCGCGCTGTTTGGCCACCTCATCAAACTTGGCCTGTGCCGCACTCATGTCGCCTAAGCCAAGATGCGCCCATGCCACCATCAAACCATCTGCCAGATCGCCAATGCCACGTTCGTCATTGGCACGTTTGATCAGTGCTTCATAATCACCACTTTGGGCATCCGCAGCAGTTAGAACAATATTGGCCACCTGGCTTCGCAATCCCGCCGCTTCGATCGCCTGCGCCATTGGCAAGGCGTTATCCAACTGACCTAGGCGAAGGTAGGCTGCTGCCGCACTTTCCAGAACCGCTGGATTTGCAGGGTCTCGGGTGAGGACTTCGGAAAAATAGCGCGCTTCAGCAGAATAGTCGCTGTTGTAACGTGCTTGCTGCGCAGCCAGATATGCCCCGACACTATCTTCTGCAGTGGCGGGGAATGCGAGGCCTTGCAGGCCAGAGATCAGGGTAATGGTGAGAAAAGGTTTCAAGCGCACGCGGACGGCCTCATTATGATTTCTGAACAAAGGTAATATGTGACACCGGCCAAAGCAATGCGGGGCGCTCAATTGAGCGCCCCGCAAGCTGATTTTCACCAAGATTTTACATGTTGGGATAATTTGGACCGTCGCCACCCTGCGGCGTGACCCATGTGATGTTCTGGCTTGGGTCTTTGATGTCGCAGGTTTTGCAGTGCACGCAGTTCTGGAAGTTAACTACGAACTCTGGTCCATTTTCATTTTCCACGATCTCATACACACCAGCGGGGCAGTAGCGTTGCGCCGGTTCTGCGTATTTCGGCAGGTTGACCGAAATCGGCGTGGTGGCATCAGCCAGTTGCAGATGCACAGGTTGGCTTTCTTCGTGGTTGGTCATCGAGAAGCTGACGTTGGTCAGGCGATCAAAGCTGATTTTACCATCGGGTTTTGGATAATCGATTGGCTTGTGCTTTGAGGCTTCCTCGGTCGCTTCGGCATCGGTCTTGCCGTGCTTGACCGTACCCAGCAAGGAAAAGCCCAGCGTGTTGGTCCACATGTCCATTGCACCCAAGGTCAACGACGCCAACAGGCCGTACTTTGACCACAGCGGCTTGACGTTGCGCACTTTTTTGAGGTCTTTGCCGATGGCGCCGGTACGGACCTCCGACTCATACTCATTCAGCTCATCACTGGAACGACCACCTTCGATTGCAGCATGTGCTGCTTCAGCTGCGGCCATGCCGGACAGCATGGCATTATGGTTACCTTTGATGCGCGGCACGTTGACCATGCCAACCGAACAACCCAGCAGGGCCACGCCGGGTGCAACCATCTTGGGCATCGACTGGTATCCGCCCTCAGAAATTGCACGTGCGCCGTAAGCCACACGTTTGCCGCCTTTCAGCAGCTCTTCGATCATTGGGTGATGTTTGAAGCGCTGGAATTCCATGTAAGGGAACAGGTGTGGATTTTTGTAGTTCAGGTGAACCACAAAGCCGACATAGACCTGATTGTTTTCCAGATGGTATACGAACGAACCGCCGCCAGCGTTTGAACCAAGAGGCCAGCCCATAGTGTGGGTCACAGTGCCTTCTTTGTGTTTGGCTGGGTCGATCTCCCAGATCTCTTTCATGCCGATGCCGAATTTCTGCGGCTCTTTGCCGTCAGACAGGTTGTATTTGGCGATTACTTCTTTCGAGAGGCTGCCACGCACACCTTCCGACAAGAAGACGTATTTCCCGTGCAGTTCCATGCCGGGCTCGTAAGAGGGGCCTGGGGTGCCGTCAGCGTTTTTGCCAAACTCACCGGCGACGACGCCTTTGATCTCGCCGTTTTCGCCATAGATCAGTTCGGAACAGGCCATGCCGGGGAAAATTTCAACACCCAACTCTTCGGCTTGTTCTGCCATCCAGCGGCAGACGTTGCCCATCGACACGATATAGTTGCCGTGGTTGTTCATCAGCGGCGGCATGGGGAAGTTCGGAATGCGGATCTGCCCCGCTTCACCAAGCATGTAGAAGTTGTCGACTTTGACAGGCGTGTTCAGCGGTGCGCCCTTTTCCTTCCAGTCGGGAATCAGAGCGTCAAGACCACAAGGGTCCAGCACCGCACCTGATAGAATATGCGCGCCAACTTCAGAGCCTTTTTCCAAAACGACGACTTCGCGTTCGGGG from Roseovarius sp. EL26 encodes:
- a CDS encoding electron transfer flavoprotein-ubiquinone oxidoreductase; the encoded protein is MSEIEREAMEYDVVIVGAGPAGLSAAIRLKQLNPEREVVVLEKGSEVGAHILSGAVLDPCGLDALIPDWKEKGAPLNTPVKVDNFYMLGEAGQIRIPNFPMPPLMNNHGNYIVSMGNVCRWMAEQAEELGVEIFPGMACSELIYGENGEIKGVVAGEFGKNADGTPGPSYEPGMELHGKYVFLSEGVRGSLSKEVIAKYNLSDGKEPQKFGIGMKEIWEIDPAKHKEGTVTHTMGWPLGSNAGGGSFVYHLENNQVYVGFVVHLNYKNPHLFPYMEFQRFKHHPMIEELLKGGKRVAYGARAISEGGYQSMPKMVAPGVALLGCSVGMVNVPRIKGNHNAMLSGMAAAEAAHAAIEGGRSSDELNEYESEVRTGAIGKDLKKVRNVKPLWSKYGLLASLTLGAMDMWTNTLGFSLLGTVKHGKTDAEATEEASKHKPIDYPKPDGKISFDRLTNVSFSMTNHEESQPVHLQLADATTPISVNLPKYAEPAQRYCPAGVYEIVENENGPEFVVNFQNCVHCKTCDIKDPSQNITWVTPQGGDGPNYPNM